One region of Ornithinibacter aureus genomic DNA includes:
- the infB gene encoding translation initiation factor IF-2, with translation MSKVRVSALAKELGVTSKVLLERLNGMGEYVKSASSTVEAPVVRRYNEKYPAEAPAAPAAPAAPARPAPAAPSAPAAATPAPAAPAPAAPAPSAPAPAAPSAPAPAAPAAPAAAAPAAPAPAAPSAPAPAAPAPAAPAAPAAPAAPAAREGGAGQGAPRPGAPRPNTPRPGNNPFAPSQGMGRTREPARPGNNPFAPSQGMPRPQSRPGGPRPGGAGAGAAGPRPGGPRPSPGMMPDRSAVGRPGERPARGAGRPGAPGGAGARPGGGGGGFAGRPGGPGGFRSGPGGRGGTQGAFGRGGGRPGRARKSKRAKRMEFEEMQAPSIGGVSVPRGDGTTIIQIRQGASLSDFADKINANPGSLVTVLFHLGEMATATQSLDEDTFKLLGSELGYDIRMVSPEEEERELFDSFNIDLEIGVDSEDEDDLEARPPVVTVMGHVDHGKTRLLDAIRNAEVAAGEAGGITQHIGAYQIHKEHEGVDRPITFIDTPGHEAFTAMRARGAKVTDIAILVVAADDGVMPQTIEALNHAQAADVPIVVAVNKIDVEGANPSKIRQQLTEYNLVAEEYGGETMFVDVSAKQGQNIDQLLEAVLLTADAALDLRANPDRDARGIAIEANLDKGRGATATVLIQSGTLRVGDAIVAGSSHGRVRAMLDEHGNALTEATPSRPVQVLGLSSVPRAGDTFVVAPDDRTARQIAEKREAADRQASLAKARKRISLEDLNEALAAGKVDTLNLILKGDVSGSVEALEDALLQIDVGEEVDLRIIDRGVGAITLNNINLAMASNAIIIGFNVRAEGQNAEVAEREGVEIRYYSVIYQAIDEIEQALKGMLKPEFEEVELGTAQIREIFRSSKFGNIAGSIVRSGEIKRGTRARITRNGVVVAENIEIAGLRRFKDDVTEVREGFECGINLGSFNDLQLDDLISTYEMREKPRA, from the coding sequence GTGTCTAAAGTCCGTGTGAGCGCACTTGCCAAGGAGCTCGGAGTGACCAGCAAGGTCCTCCTCGAGCGCCTGAACGGCATGGGCGAGTACGTCAAGAGCGCCAGTTCGACGGTGGAAGCCCCCGTGGTCCGGCGCTACAACGAGAAGTACCCTGCCGAGGCTCCTGCTGCCCCGGCAGCACCTGCTGCTCCGGCGCGTCCGGCACCGGCAGCCCCGTCGGCACCGGCCGCGGCGACGCCTGCTCCGGCAGCCCCCGCTCCCGCTGCGCCCGCCCCGTCGGCACCGGCTCCCGCCGCTCCGTCGGCTCCGGCGCCCGCAGCCCCGGCAGCACCTGCGGCGGCAGCCCCGGCCGCGCCGGCCCCCGCGGCTCCGTCGGCACCTGCGCCGGCAGCCCCCGCCCCGGCGGCTCCCGCTGCTCCGGCAGCCCCGGCCGCACCTGCCGCCCGCGAGGGTGGCGCCGGCCAGGGCGCACCGCGTCCCGGCGCGCCGCGTCCGAACACCCCGCGCCCGGGCAACAATCCGTTCGCGCCGAGCCAGGGGATGGGTCGCACCCGCGAGCCCGCTCGCCCCGGCAACAACCCCTTCGCTCCGAGCCAGGGCATGCCCCGGCCGCAGAGCCGTCCGGGCGGTCCTCGCCCCGGTGGTGCAGGTGCCGGCGCTGCCGGTCCGCGCCCCGGTGGCCCGCGCCCCAGCCCCGGCATGATGCCCGACCGTTCTGCGGTCGGCCGTCCGGGTGAGCGTCCGGCCCGTGGCGCCGGTCGCCCCGGTGCGCCCGGTGGCGCAGGTGCGCGACCCGGTGGTGGCGGTGGCGGTTTCGCCGGCCGTCCGGGCGGCCCCGGTGGTTTCCGCAGCGGCCCCGGCGGTCGCGGTGGCACCCAGGGTGCCTTCGGCCGTGGCGGTGGACGACCCGGTCGTGCCCGCAAGTCCAAGCGCGCGAAGCGCATGGAGTTCGAGGAGATGCAGGCACCGTCGATCGGCGGTGTGAGCGTCCCCCGTGGTGACGGCACGACGATCATCCAGATCCGTCAGGGCGCGAGCCTGTCCGACTTCGCCGACAAGATCAACGCCAACCCCGGTTCGCTGGTGACGGTGCTGTTCCACCTCGGTGAGATGGCCACGGCCACCCAGAGCCTGGACGAGGACACCTTCAAGCTCCTCGGCAGCGAGCTCGGCTACGACATCCGCATGGTCTCCCCGGAGGAGGAGGAGCGCGAGCTCTTCGACTCCTTCAACATCGACCTCGAGATCGGTGTCGACTCCGAGGACGAGGACGACCTCGAGGCCCGCCCGCCCGTCGTCACCGTCATGGGTCACGTCGACCACGGCAAGACGCGTCTGCTCGACGCGATCCGCAACGCCGAGGTCGCTGCCGGCGAGGCCGGCGGCATCACCCAGCACATCGGCGCCTACCAGATCCACAAGGAGCACGAGGGCGTCGACCGGCCGATCACCTTCATCGACACCCCGGGTCACGAGGCGTTCACCGCCATGCGTGCCCGTGGTGCCAAGGTCACCGACATCGCGATCCTCGTGGTCGCGGCGGACGACGGCGTCATGCCGCAGACCATCGAGGCGCTCAACCACGCCCAGGCGGCCGACGTGCCGATCGTCGTCGCGGTCAACAAGATCGACGTCGAGGGTGCCAACCCGAGCAAGATCCGTCAGCAGCTGACCGAGTACAACCTCGTGGCAGAGGAGTACGGCGGCGAGACGATGTTCGTTGACGTCTCGGCCAAGCAGGGTCAGAACATCGACCAGCTGCTCGAGGCCGTGCTGCTCACCGCCGACGCGGCGCTGGACCTTCGGGCCAACCCCGACCGCGACGCACGCGGCATCGCCATCGAGGCGAACCTGGACAAGGGGCGTGGCGCCACGGCGACCGTGCTCATCCAGTCCGGCACGCTGCGGGTCGGTGACGCGATCGTCGCCGGCTCCTCGCACGGTCGTGTGCGGGCCATGCTCGACGAGCACGGCAACGCGCTCACCGAGGCGACCCCGTCGCGTCCGGTGCAGGTGCTCGGTCTGTCCTCGGTCCCGCGGGCCGGCGACACCTTCGTCGTCGCCCCCGACGACCGCACGGCACGCCAGATCGCCGAGAAGCGCGAAGCAGCCGACCGCCAGGCCAGCCTGGCCAAGGCTCGCAAGCGCATCTCCCTCGAGGACCTCAACGAGGCCCTCGCGGCGGGCAAGGTCGACACCCTCAACCTCATCCTCAAGGGTGACGTGTCGGGTTCCGTCGAAGCGCTCGAGGACGCCCTGCTCCAGATCGACGTCGGCGAGGAGGTCGACCTGCGGATCATCGACCGCGGCGTCGGCGCCATCACGCTGAACAACATCAACCTCGCGATGGCCTCCAACGCCATCATCATCGGCTTCAACGTTCGTGCCGAGGGCCAGAACGCCGAGGTCGCCGAGCGCGAGGGCGTCGAGATCCGGTACTACTCGGTCATCTACCAGGCGATCGACGAGATCGAGCAGGCCCTCAAGGGCATGCTCAAGCCGGAGTTCGAGGAGGTCGAGCTCGGCACCGCGCAGATCCGCGAGATCTTCCGCAGCAGCAAGTTCGGCAACATCGCCGGCTCGATCGTTCGCAGCGGCGAGATCAAGCGCGGCACCCGGGCGCGGATCACCCGCAACGGGGTCGTCGTGGCCGAGAACATCGAGATCGCCGGTCTGCGTCGGTTCAAGGACGACGTCACCGAGGTCCGCGAGGGCTTCGAGTGCGGTATCAACCTCGGATCCTTCAACGACCTGCAGCTCGATGACCTCATCAGCACGTACGAGATGCGAGAAAAGCCCCGCGCCTGA
- the rbfA gene encoding 30S ribosome-binding factor RbfA, protein MADTARAQKIADRIKTLTAANLDAIVKDPDLGFVTITDVKVTGDLQHASLFYTVFGDAAQRAQTARLLEQNRGKLRSFVGKQLGIRLTPSLEFIADAIPETAAHLEDLLREAKERDAAVAAAAAGAVHAGDADPYKKDREVDEDDAEDIDGGDGDDVDDVDEAVGDDAR, encoded by the coding sequence GTGGCCGACACCGCACGCGCCCAGAAGATCGCCGACCGCATCAAGACGCTGACGGCAGCCAACCTCGACGCGATCGTCAAGGACCCCGACCTCGGGTTCGTGACGATCACCGACGTCAAGGTCACCGGTGACCTCCAGCACGCCTCGCTCTTCTACACCGTCTTCGGCGACGCCGCCCAGCGCGCGCAGACCGCCCGCCTGCTCGAGCAGAACCGCGGAAAGCTGCGCTCGTTCGTCGGCAAGCAGCTCGGCATCCGCCTCACGCCGTCGCTGGAGTTCATCGCCGACGCGATCCCGGAGACCGCGGCGCATCTGGAGGACCTCCTGCGCGAGGCCAAGGAGCGCGACGCCGCCGTGGCGGCGGCCGCTGCCGGTGCCGTGCACGCCGGGGACGCCGACCCGTACAAGAAGGACCGCGAGGTCGACGAGGACGACGCCGAAGACATCGACGGTGGCGACGGTGACGACGTGGATGACGTGGACGAAGCCGTCGGTGACGACGCCCGCTGA
- the nusA gene encoding transcription termination factor NusA, with the protein MDIDLTALRALERERGISMDVLIQAIEQAITLAYQRTEGHYRVSRAELDRKTGHVVIWAREEFEVPAEEGAVDDEGNPVRPRRELGPEFDDTPSGFGRVAAATARQVIVQRLRDIEDDAILGDFKGREGELVAGVIQQSPVPRHVTVDFGTVEGILPLAEQVPGEKYVHGQRLRCYVTSVKRGMRGPQIELSRTHPNLVRKLFALEVPEIADGSVTIEALAREAGHRTKLAVHTTVAGLNAKGACIGPMGARVRAVMAELHGEKIDIVDWSNDPATFIAAALSPSRVTSVTIVDSKLRAARVVVPDYQLSLAIGREGQNARLAAKLTGWRIDIRPDTDPGAADAVAPSRADGAS; encoded by the coding sequence ATGGACATCGACCTGACCGCACTGCGCGCGCTCGAGCGCGAGCGAGGCATCTCCATGGATGTCCTCATCCAGGCGATCGAGCAGGCGATCACGCTCGCCTACCAGCGCACCGAGGGGCACTACCGGGTCTCGCGCGCCGAGCTCGACCGCAAGACCGGGCACGTCGTCATCTGGGCGCGTGAGGAGTTCGAGGTCCCCGCCGAGGAGGGTGCGGTCGACGACGAGGGCAACCCCGTGCGTCCCCGCCGTGAGCTCGGCCCGGAGTTCGACGACACCCCGAGCGGCTTCGGCCGGGTCGCCGCCGCGACCGCCCGCCAGGTCATCGTGCAGCGACTGCGCGACATCGAGGACGACGCCATCCTCGGCGACTTCAAGGGCCGCGAGGGTGAGCTCGTCGCGGGCGTCATCCAGCAGAGCCCGGTGCCGCGCCACGTGACCGTCGACTTCGGCACGGTCGAGGGGATCCTGCCCCTCGCCGAGCAGGTGCCGGGGGAGAAGTACGTCCACGGGCAGCGCCTGCGCTGCTACGTCACCTCGGTCAAGCGCGGCATGCGTGGCCCCCAGATCGAGCTCTCCCGTACCCACCCGAACCTCGTGCGCAAGCTGTTCGCCCTCGAGGTGCCCGAGATCGCCGACGGCAGCGTCACGATCGAGGCCCTCGCCCGCGAGGCCGGTCACCGCACCAAGCTCGCGGTCCACACCACGGTCGCCGGCCTGAACGCCAAGGGTGCGTGCATCGGTCCGATGGGTGCCCGGGTGCGGGCCGTGATGGCCGAGCTGCACGGCGAGAAGATCGACATCGTCGACTGGTCGAACGACCCGGCGACGTTCATCGCGGCGGCCTTGTCCCCGTCACGGGTCACCTCGGTCACGATCGTGGACTCCAAGCTGCGCGCGGCCCGCGTCGTCGTGCCCGACTACCAGTTGTCGCTGGCGATCGGCCGCGAGGGTCAGAACGCCCGACTGGCCGCCAAACTGACGGGCTGGCGCATCGACATCCGCCCCGACACCGACCCCGGGGCGGCGGATGCCGTGGCCCCCTCCCGCGCCGATGGCGCCTCATAG
- a CDS encoding YlxR family protein, with protein MVTDRTGLRPGHPIRTCIGCRGADSRSALLRVVLGTGADGIPVVLPDPERRLPGRGAWLHPGFSCLELAVRRRAFGRALRTSTPADHSAVEHWVRAHLQEPPSEHETESGFDADEHPMSTQR; from the coding sequence GTGGTTACCGATCGGACTGGACTCCGGCCCGGTCACCCGATTCGCACCTGTATCGGGTGTCGTGGGGCGGATAGCCGGTCGGCACTCCTGCGAGTGGTCCTCGGGACCGGCGCGGACGGCATCCCTGTCGTTCTCCCCGATCCTGAGCGCCGTCTCCCGGGGCGCGGCGCATGGCTGCACCCGGGGTTCTCGTGCCTGGAGCTCGCCGTTCGTCGGCGGGCGTTCGGTCGGGCGTTGCGAACGAGCACACCCGCCGACCACAGTGCCGTCGAGCACTGGGTCAGGGCCCACCTGCAGGAACCACCGTCCGAGCATGAAACCGAAAGCGGGTTTGACGCTGATGAGCACCCGATGAGTACTCAGCGATGA
- the rimP gene encoding ribosome maturation factor RimP: MTTADGIRPTVQDAVEGIGLVLEDVAVTPAGRRRVVKVLVDRDPGPQDVADEPTDPLTLDEVADATRAVSDALDASDLMGEQPYTLEVSSPGVGRPLTLPRHFRRNVGRLVTATHDGQEVTGRVLRASGTDVTLDIPATRSTPSRTQTLAYAGLERAAVQVEFARPDDKDS; the protein is encoded by the coding sequence ATGACCACTGCAGACGGCATCCGCCCGACCGTGCAGGACGCGGTGGAGGGCATCGGCCTCGTTCTCGAGGACGTCGCCGTGACCCCCGCGGGCCGCCGCCGCGTCGTCAAGGTCCTCGTCGACCGCGACCCGGGCCCGCAGGACGTCGCCGACGAGCCGACCGATCCCCTCACCCTCGACGAGGTCGCCGATGCCACGCGCGCGGTCAGCGACGCCCTCGACGCGAGCGACCTCATGGGCGAGCAGCCCTACACGCTCGAGGTCTCCTCTCCGGGCGTCGGCCGCCCGCTGACCCTCCCGCGCCACTTCCGGCGCAACGTCGGCCGCCTCGTCACCGCCACCCACGACGGCCAGGAGGTCACCGGCCGCGTGCTGCGGGCCAGCGGCACCGACGTGACGCTCGACATCCCCGCCACCCGCTCGACCCCCTCGCGCACGCAGACCCTGGCGTATGCCGGCCTCGAACGTGCCGCGGTGCAGGTCGAGTTCGCCCGACCGGACGACAAGGACAGCTGA
- the truB gene encoding tRNA pseudouridine(55) synthase TruB — translation MTWTKPSVTTPADPTPDGILVVDKPQGWTSHDVVARGRRLCATRKVGHAGTLDPMATGVLVLGVGRATRLLTFLVGCDKDYTATIRLGQSTLTDDAEGEVTASAGAAGVEVDAVRAAAATLTGDIEQVPSAVSAIKVKGERAYHRVRAGEPVDLPARPVTVSRFEIGDVRALDVDGTVVLDVDVEVTVSSGTYVRALARDLGAALGTGGHLTALRRTRVGGFTLEHAHPLADLEARQGERMPVTPLAQAARAAFAVREVDEAQARTIGFGQRLPSEFAGRTEVVAAIAPDGRLVAMLDESRPTARSLVVFSPSTS, via the coding sequence ATGACGTGGACGAAGCCGTCGGTGACGACGCCCGCTGACCCCACGCCCGACGGCATCCTCGTCGTCGACAAGCCCCAGGGGTGGACCAGCCACGACGTCGTCGCGCGTGGCCGTCGGTTGTGCGCCACCCGCAAGGTGGGCCACGCCGGCACGCTCGACCCCATGGCCACCGGCGTGCTCGTGCTCGGGGTCGGTCGGGCGACGCGGCTGCTGACCTTCCTCGTGGGGTGCGACAAGGACTACACGGCGACGATCCGTCTCGGCCAGTCGACCCTGACCGACGACGCGGAGGGTGAGGTCACGGCATCCGCCGGGGCCGCGGGTGTCGAGGTGGATGCCGTGCGGGCCGCGGCCGCGACCCTGACGGGCGACATCGAGCAGGTCCCGAGCGCCGTGAGCGCCATCAAGGTCAAGGGTGAGCGCGCCTACCACCGGGTGCGTGCGGGGGAGCCGGTCGACCTGCCCGCACGCCCGGTCACCGTCTCCCGCTTCGAGATCGGCGACGTGCGGGCCCTCGACGTCGACGGCACCGTGGTGCTCGACGTCGACGTCGAGGTGACCGTGTCGTCCGGCACCTACGTGCGTGCCCTCGCGCGCGACCTGGGCGCAGCGCTGGGCACCGGGGGGCACCTGACCGCCCTGCGCCGCACCCGCGTCGGCGGGTTCACCCTCGAGCACGCGCACCCGCTGGCTGACCTGGAGGCTCGCCAGGGTGAACGGATGCCGGTCACGCCCCTCGCGCAGGCGGCTCGCGCCGCGTTCGCGGTGCGTGAGGTCGACGAGGCGCAGGCGCGCACGATCGGCTTCGGGCAGCGGCTGCCGTCAGAGTTTGCGGGCCGCACAGAGGTGGTTGCGGCGATCGCCCCGGACGGGCGACTCGTGGCCATGCTGGACGAGTCCCGTCCCACCGCACGCAGCCTCGTCGTCTTCTCGCCCTCGACTTCGTAG
- a CDS encoding aminoglycoside phosphotransferase family protein, whose product MREHLVSRVVLPPAWVARVEGYPADGGPTGAAWLATVPRLIDEALQRWGLVVDGEPRTGWTAVVVPVRRDGEALALKVAWPHPEGAHEALALRTWAGSGAVRLVAALPSDGVLLLERLDADRDLSEVWVDEACEVVGGLLRQLRVPAPPQFPRLPEYLAPHLERMPGRAAVPRRVVTRTVGLARELLSGAVPEVLLHTDLHVENVLMGSQGWTAIDPKPVAGHPAFDLFPLLHNRVDELGTGSAFRWSVRHRVSVAAEAAGIDLDEAFAWTLLRAGVEVSWVTETGDAADVSLHVALTKALDE is encoded by the coding sequence GTGCGTGAGCACCTCGTGAGCCGGGTGGTGCTGCCGCCCGCCTGGGTCGCGCGCGTCGAGGGCTACCCCGCCGACGGGGGGCCGACGGGTGCGGCGTGGCTGGCGACCGTCCCCCGCCTGATCGACGAGGCGCTGCAGCGGTGGGGGCTGGTCGTCGACGGCGAGCCGCGCACCGGGTGGACCGCGGTGGTCGTCCCGGTGCGCCGCGACGGCGAGGCCCTCGCGCTCAAGGTGGCCTGGCCGCATCCCGAGGGCGCGCACGAGGCCCTGGCGCTGCGCACGTGGGCGGGCTCGGGAGCTGTGCGGCTCGTCGCCGCGCTGCCGTCGGACGGGGTGCTGCTGCTCGAGCGGCTCGACGCCGACCGCGACCTGAGCGAGGTGTGGGTCGACGAGGCGTGCGAGGTGGTGGGCGGGTTGCTCCGGCAGCTGCGCGTGCCCGCGCCGCCGCAGTTCCCCCGGCTCCCGGAGTACCTCGCACCACACCTGGAGCGGATGCCGGGGCGGGCCGCCGTGCCCCGTCGGGTCGTCACGCGCACGGTCGGGCTTGCTCGTGAACTGCTCTCCGGTGCGGTGCCCGAGGTGCTGCTGCACACCGACCTGCACGTCGAGAACGTGCTCATGGGGTCGCAGGGCTGGACCGCGATCGACCCGAAGCCGGTCGCGGGCCACCCTGCGTTCGACCTGTTTCCGTTGCTGCACAACCGTGTTGACGAACTCGGGACGGGGTCGGCGTTCCGCTGGTCGGTGCGGCACCGGGTGTCGGTGGCTGCCGAGGCCGCGGGGATCGACCTCGACGAGGCCTTTGCCTGGACGCTGCTGAGGGCCGGGGTCGAGGTCAGCTGGGTCACCGAGACCGGCGACGCTGCCGACGTGAGCCTGCACGTGGCCCTCACCAAGGCCCTCGACGAGTAG
- a CDS encoding AMP-dependent synthetase/ligase → MPTAAPQINTPADEPVDQAIFDNEAQSVGHLFRDRVAASPNGPAFMYANVKPEGDEWVTDTWAEVDVVVRELGAGLIALGVEPEDRVAIASSTRYEWALADLATMVAGGATTTIYPTTMADDVAFILADSGTKVIFAENADQLDKLRGIRASTPAVSRVIVFDAEVDDSDAWTLNLEQVRQLGREYLAGDPGAIDARIDGIQHDQLATIIYTSGTTGRPKGVRLRHSAWTYEGAAVASTHILNEDDLQYLWLPLAHVFGKVLLTLPLQIGFPTAIDGRIDKIVDNLAVVKPTFMGAAPRIFEKAYGRISMMMEAEGGVKAKLFHLASDVGREVSELREQGKSPSGMLALKHSFTDKVIGTKIRERFGGRVRFFISGSAALNNDVARWFDSMGMQILEGYGMTETSAASFVARPRGYRYGTVGWPLPKTEVQIAGDGEVLLRGPGNMEGYHNNPDATAETIDSEGWLHTGDIGELDERGFLRITDRKKDLFKTSNGKYVAPSIIESTFKGLCPYASQLVVHGADRNFVSALVTLDPDAIAGWAAANGMEGKSYTEIVTSDACRQMVQGYVDQLNSGLNRWETIKKFTILENDLTIEAGELTPSLKLKRKVVADKYKDRLDAHYTG, encoded by the coding sequence ATGCCCACAGCTGCCCCCCAGATCAACACCCCCGCCGACGAGCCCGTCGACCAGGCGATCTTCGACAACGAGGCCCAGAGCGTTGGGCACCTCTTCCGCGACCGCGTTGCGGCGAGCCCGAACGGGCCCGCCTTCATGTACGCCAACGTCAAGCCCGAGGGTGACGAGTGGGTCACCGACACCTGGGCCGAGGTCGACGTCGTGGTCCGCGAGCTCGGTGCCGGCCTGATCGCACTCGGCGTCGAGCCCGAGGACCGCGTCGCCATCGCCTCGAGCACGCGGTACGAGTGGGCCCTCGCCGACCTGGCCACGATGGTCGCCGGCGGTGCGACCACGACGATCTACCCGACGACGATGGCCGACGACGTCGCGTTCATCCTCGCCGACTCCGGCACCAAGGTGATCTTCGCCGAGAACGCCGACCAGCTCGACAAGCTGCGCGGCATCCGCGCGAGCACCCCGGCCGTGAGCCGGGTCATCGTCTTCGACGCCGAGGTCGACGACAGCGACGCCTGGACGCTGAACCTCGAGCAGGTCCGCCAGCTCGGCCGTGAGTACCTCGCCGGCGACCCGGGCGCCATCGACGCCCGTATCGACGGCATCCAGCACGACCAGCTCGCGACGATCATCTACACCTCGGGCACCACCGGTCGCCCGAAGGGTGTGCGCCTGCGGCACAGCGCCTGGACGTACGAGGGTGCGGCGGTCGCCAGCACGCACATCCTCAACGAAGACGACCTGCAGTACCTGTGGCTGCCACTCGCGCACGTCTTCGGCAAGGTGCTGCTGACCCTGCCCCTGCAGATCGGGTTCCCGACGGCCATCGACGGCCGCATCGACAAGATCGTCGACAACCTGGCCGTCGTGAAGCCCACGTTCATGGGTGCGGCCCCGCGCATCTTCGAGAAGGCCTACGGCCGGATCAGCATGATGATGGAGGCCGAGGGCGGGGTGAAGGCCAAGCTGTTCCACCTGGCCAGTGACGTCGGCCGCGAGGTCAGCGAGCTGCGCGAGCAGGGCAAGAGCCCCTCGGGCATGCTGGCGCTCAAGCACTCCTTCACCGACAAGGTCATCGGCACCAAGATCCGCGAGCGGTTCGGTGGACGCGTCCGCTTCTTCATCTCCGGCTCGGCGGCCCTGAACAACGACGTGGCCCGGTGGTTCGACTCGATGGGCATGCAGATCCTCGAGGGCTACGGGATGACCGAGACCAGCGCCGCGTCGTTCGTGGCCCGCCCGCGCGGCTACCGCTACGGCACGGTCGGCTGGCCGCTGCCCAAGACCGAGGTGCAGATCGCCGGCGACGGTGAGGTGCTGCTGCGGGGCCCGGGCAACATGGAGGGCTACCACAACAACCCCGACGCGACCGCCGAGACGATCGACTCCGAGGGCTGGCTGCACACCGGTGACATCGGTGAGCTCGACGAGCGCGGCTTCCTGCGGATCACCGACCGCAAGAAGGACCTGTTCAAGACCAGCAACGGCAAGTACGTCGCCCCCTCGATCATCGAGTCGACGTTCAAGGGCCTGTGCCCCTACGCCAGCCAGCTCGTCGTCCACGGCGCCGACCGCAACTTCGTCTCGGCCCTGGTGACCCTGGACCCCGACGCGATCGCCGGCTGGGCCGCGGCCAACGGCATGGAGGGCAAGTCCTACACCGAGATCGTCACCTCCGACGCCTGCCGCCAGATGGTGCAGGGCTACGTCGACCAGCTCAACTCCGGGCTCAACCGGTGGGAGACGATCAAGAAGTTCACCATCCTCGAGAACGACCTCACCATCGAGGCCGGCGAGCTCACGCCGAGCCTGAAGCTCAAGCGCAAGGTCGTGGCCGACAAGTACAAGGACCGGCTGGACGCCCACTACACGGGCTGA
- a CDS encoding bifunctional riboflavin kinase/FAD synthetase, which yields MHRWSDPSETPEALRPCVVTLGNFDGVHRGHRAVLNALIESGHRLGLPSVAVTFDPHPVAVLRPESAPELIAPGEIRDDLIEDTGIDGLLVMDFTPEFAMQQPEDFVREVFVRGLSARCVVVGMDTRFGYRNSGDVSTLADLGEQFGFEVVTLDDVGDGERFSSTVVRSHLRAGEVGEAARILGRPHRVVGTVVHGNHRGRGLGYPTANLSADSLGLVPQEGVYAGWLTRLDRSPGEPDRTMPAAISVGTNPTFQTQDRRTVEAYVLDRDDLDLYDERVMVEFTAHIRPTLRFDSVEELLEAMASDVERCRELLARIVPD from the coding sequence GTGCACCGTTGGTCCGACCCGTCAGAGACACCTGAGGCCCTGAGGCCCTGCGTCGTCACCCTCGGCAACTTCGACGGGGTGCACCGCGGTCACCGCGCCGTGCTGAACGCCCTCATCGAGTCCGGGCACCGGCTCGGCCTGCCCTCGGTCGCGGTGACCTTCGACCCGCACCCGGTGGCCGTGCTTCGCCCCGAGTCCGCCCCCGAGCTGATCGCCCCGGGCGAGATCCGCGACGACCTCATCGAGGACACCGGCATCGACGGACTGCTCGTCATGGACTTCACCCCCGAGTTCGCCATGCAGCAGCCGGAGGACTTCGTCCGCGAGGTCTTCGTGCGCGGGTTGTCGGCCCGCTGTGTGGTCGTCGGGATGGACACCCGCTTCGGGTACCGCAACTCCGGCGACGTCTCGACCCTGGCCGACCTGGGGGAGCAGTTCGGGTTCGAGGTCGTCACCCTCGACGACGTGGGTGACGGCGAGCGCTTCTCCTCGACCGTCGTGCGCAGCCACCTGCGGGCCGGCGAGGTCGGTGAGGCCGCGCGCATCCTGGGCCGTCCGCACCGGGTCGTGGGCACCGTCGTCCACGGCAACCACCGGGGGCGGGGGCTGGGCTACCCGACGGCGAACCTGTCCGCGGACTCGCTCGGCCTGGTGCCCCAGGAGGGCGTGTATGCCGGGTGGCTCACCCGCCTGGACCGCTCGCCCGGGGAGCCGGACCGCACCATGCCGGCGGCGATCAGCGTCGGCACGAACCCGACGTTTCAGACGCAGGACCGGCGCACGGTCGAGGCCTACGTGCTCGACCGTGACGACCTCGACCTCTACGACGAGCGCGTGATGGTCGAGTTCACCGCCCACATCCGGCCCACCCTGCGCTTCGACAGCGTCGAGGAGCTCCTCGAGGCCATGGCCAGCGACGTCGAGCGCTGTCGCGAGCTGCTGGCGAGGATCGTCCCGGACTGA